The Oceanotoga teriensis genome includes the window TGGTTATATAATTGCTTTTTTTATGTACGGATATGCAAATAAAATAGAGAAAAATATAATAAAATCTTCTATAGATCTATTATCAGGTGTGCCATCAGTTGTAATAGGAACTTTTTTGATAATATATATTTCTCCTTGGATGCTCAAAATCGGGGCTTGGTCGGCAGAGAATATTTTTCTTGGTTCTATAGGTCTTTCTATATTATCATTACCTTATACAGCTTCTTTGATGCAAGAAGCTTTAGACGCGATAGATCCAAAATTAAAAGAGTCTGCTCTTGCTTTAGGTTCTTCAAGATTTACAGCAGGTTTTAAAATTGTTTCAAAAGCTGCTATTTCAGGTATCTTTAATTCAATAATTCTTTCAATAAACAGAATAATAGGTGAAACCATGGTTGTTTTAATGGCTGCTGGAGGAGCTAATTTAATTCCAAAATCAATTTTTGATCCTGTAAGACCTTTAACTGCTGCCATTGCAAGTGAAATGGGTGAAGTTGAACTTGGTAGTTTACACTATTCATCACTATTTGTTGCAGGATTAATTTTATTAACTATAAGTTTTTTATTAACTTTAACTTCTAAAAGATTGACAAGGAAGTGGACTAAATGAAAAAAGATATTATAATTTCATATATTTTTAGAATAATTTCATATATATCTGTTTTTATAATTTTACTTATTTTTGGAACTGTTATATTATCTGGTATAAAGTATTTTACACTATCTTTTTTTACTGAATATCCTAAACAAGGTATGACAGAAGGTGGTATATGGCCAGCTATATTAGGATCTTTTATAATGATAGGTCTTACTCTTATATTTTCAATACCAATTGGTGTTTTAACAGGAATATTTTTATCTGAATATGGAAAAAATACCAAACTTGGTAGAATATTAGATATTGCAATAACCTCTTTATCAGGTGTACCATCAATTGTTTATGGATTATTTGGTTTGGCTTTGTTTTCAATAACTTTAGGTTTTAGAACTTCTATATTATCTGGAAGTTTAACATTATCTGTAATGACTTTACCAATAATTTCATCTTCTGTTAGAGAAGCTCTTTTCTCTGTTCCGAATACTTTAAGAGAATCTGCGTATGCACTTGGTGCAAAGAAAACAGAAGTTATATTTAAAATTTTAATTCCAGCATCTAAATCAAGAATAATAACTGCAATATTAATAGGTATAGGAAGAGTTATTGGAGAAACAGCTCCTGTTTTATTGACTGGTGCAGTTTTTTATTCATCATATTTCCCTAATAATTTACTTCAGCCCACTATGACTTTACCTACTCATATATATTTTTTAACTATGGCATATGGTGAGGATGCACAGTGGATGGCTCAGGGTTCTTCTGCATTTTTAATGCTTTTAATTTTAGTAATTTATTCTATTGCTTTTAGTATTAGGAGGAAATCAAATGCAAAATAATGATGATATAATAAAAATAAGAGATTTCAATGGATGGTATGGAGATAAACAAGCTTTAAAAAATATAAATTTAGATTTTTATAAAAATAAAATAAGTGCTATAATAGGTCCTTCAGGATGTGGCAAATCTACTTTATTAAGAAGCATAAATAGAATGAATGATGAAATTGTTGAATATAAAGTTAATGGAAATATATTTTATGAAGATAAAAATATATTTGAAAAAGATATAGATTTGACTTTATTCAGAAAAAAAGTAGGAATGGTTTTTCAAAAACCTATTCCTTTTCCAATGTCAATTTATGATAACGTTGCTTTTGGTCTTAAAATTCATGGAATGAAAAATAAACAAAAAATTGATAAAATCGTTGTAAAATCTTTAAAAAGAGCTGCTTTGTGGGAAGAAGTTAAAGATGAACTTGATAAATCAGCAAATTCATTATCTGGTGGTCAGCAACAAAGATTATGTATAGCTAGAGCTATTGCTGTTGATCCTCAAATAATACTTTTAGATGAACCAACTTCCGCTTTAGATCCAATAGCCACTCAAAAAATCGAAAGATTAATAGAAGAATTGTCTGAAAAATATACTATAATAATAGTAACTCATAATTTAGCTCAAGCTGTTAGAATTTCTGATTATATGTTTTTTATGTATCAAGGTGAATTAATAGAATCTGGTTTAACATCTGAAATAGTTAAAACACCTAAAGTTTCATTAACTGAAGATTATTTAAACGGTAGAATTGGATAGGAGGTTTTTATAATGGCTAATATGCACCATTTAGATAATGAATTATTGATTTTAAAAGCTGATATATCAAAACTTTTATCATTAGTACTTGAATCCTTTGAGTTAAGTATAAAATCTCTTGAAGATTCTGATTTATATATGGCAGACAAAGTTTTAGAAATGGATGATTCAATAGATGAATTAAATAGAAAAATAGAAGACTCTGTTTATCAAATAATTGCAAGATATAATCCTTTGGCTAAAGATTTAAGATATGCTATAACAATGATAAAATTTTCTAATAATTTGGAAAGAATCGGAGATTTATCTTGCAATATTGCCAATAAATTAAAAAGATATTCTGATTATAATTTAAAAGGACTTTTAAATAAAGATATAAAAAGAATGTTTGGTATATCTTTACAAATGTTAAAAGATTCTTTTAAAGCTTTTGGTGAAAAAAATATTGATATAGCTGTAAATACTTGGAAAATGGATAATAAAATTGATAATATTGAAGATGAAATAAGAAATGATGCTGTAAAAAAAATGAATGAAAAAGAGTTTGATAATGAATTAATTGTTCCTTATATATTAATTGCAAGAGATATAGAAAGAATAGCTGATCATGCAACTAATCTTTGTGAAGAAATATTATATATAGAAACTGGTAAAGAAATAGATAAATACCTCTAAAAGGAGGAATTTTAAATGGCTGATATTTTAATCGTTGAAGATGACAAAGATATACGAGATATATTAAAAACTTATTTAGTATATGAAAGACATAATGTTTATGAATGTGAAAATTTATCTGAAATGAGATT containing:
- a CDS encoding PstC family ABC transporter permease; protein product: MTKRDIKDKTNKILITVVASFGILILVGLFSFIIKESIPALTEVGAEIFTSYNWYPTYSDAEYGMLTMIIDSLLITLLSAVIVLPIGYIIAFFMYGYANKIEKNIIKSSIDLLSGVPSVVIGTFLIIYISPWMLKIGAWSAENIFLGSIGLSILSLPYTASLMQEALDAIDPKLKESALALGSSRFTAGFKIVSKAAISGIFNSIILSINRIIGETMVVLMAAGGANLIPKSIFDPVRPLTAAIASEMGEVELGSLHYSSLFVAGLILLTISFLLTLTSKRLTRKWTK
- the pstA gene encoding phosphate ABC transporter permease PstA, translated to MKKDIIISYIFRIISYISVFIILLIFGTVILSGIKYFTLSFFTEYPKQGMTEGGIWPAILGSFIMIGLTLIFSIPIGVLTGIFLSEYGKNTKLGRILDIAITSLSGVPSIVYGLFGLALFSITLGFRTSILSGSLTLSVMTLPIISSSVREALFSVPNTLRESAYALGAKKTEVIFKILIPASKSRIITAILIGIGRVIGETAPVLLTGAVFYSSYFPNNLLQPTMTLPTHIYFLTMAYGEDAQWMAQGSSAFLMLLILVIYSIAFSIRRKSNAK
- the pstB gene encoding phosphate ABC transporter ATP-binding protein PstB; this encodes MQNNDDIIKIRDFNGWYGDKQALKNINLDFYKNKISAIIGPSGCGKSTLLRSINRMNDEIVEYKVNGNIFYEDKNIFEKDIDLTLFRKKVGMVFQKPIPFPMSIYDNVAFGLKIHGMKNKQKIDKIVVKSLKRAALWEEVKDELDKSANSLSGGQQQRLCIARAIAVDPQIILLDEPTSALDPIATQKIERLIEELSEKYTIIIVTHNLAQAVRISDYMFFMYQGELIESGLTSEIVKTPKVSLTEDYLNGRIG
- the phoU gene encoding phosphate signaling complex protein PhoU, producing the protein MANMHHLDNELLILKADISKLLSLVLESFELSIKSLEDSDLYMADKVLEMDDSIDELNRKIEDSVYQIIARYNPLAKDLRYAITMIKFSNNLERIGDLSCNIANKLKRYSDYNLKGLLNKDIKRMFGISLQMLKDSFKAFGEKNIDIAVNTWKMDNKIDNIEDEIRNDAVKKMNEKEFDNELIVPYILIARDIERIADHATNLCEEILYIETGKEIDKYL